From Ictalurus punctatus breed USDA103 chromosome 2, Coco_2.0, whole genome shotgun sequence:
TTGTAGTAGAATATCCTAGATTTTAGATCAAGTTACATCATCCAGCAATGATGTTCATCAACAAATCACACAAATAAAATCTTGTTTAGCAATTAGAGGTAATCATTTTTAAGATCTTACTATTCTGTTTAAACATGAAGCTCCAATCATGACCTTTCGATTACTACATTTAGCTTGAGTAATAACTAGGTGCATTACATTTTGTAATGGCAATTACCATCGAAGTGTTTCATTCCATCTTTCCTGATTCtttcatttcttgttttgtaCGTGTTCCTTTTATCAGTTGAACTTGACAATGggtgtaaaatataataatcacAAATACACTACCAGTTCAAAGTTTGGACACACTAGATTACAATAAATATGTGTTTTTCATTCTCTTAAAGGCTTATGGTTGGAATTTGTTTCCAAGACCAATGTTAATATTGAAGTTAATGTCCATGTGTAACTTTATTACTgaatcaaaatgtatttttaacaaGTAGTTTTTTTcatgaaattaaattgttttcacTTCAAACTTAGTAGAAGCAGTGAGGAGCTTGGTCTGTTTCAGAACATTCTGAAGCTCCCACATGAAGCTGGTCGAGAAGATGCCAatataaagattttaaaatgtataatagtTTTGATTTATTCACCACTTTTCTTGGTCAGTGCATAATTCTTTACATGTTATTTTATAGTGttaatgtctttttaaaaaaaaagaaaaagggaaaaccCTTCCATGAGTAGGTGTGTCCAAAGTTTTGACTGGTACatcatttatatgtaaattaccTGTCCTGTAGCAGCTGTTGAGGCTGGTCAGTCGCTTCTCCAGTACATCTGCTATAACTGTTGTTTCTATGAAACACTGAATTGACTTTGGGTCTGTAAAAACCAGGACAGGAGAAAGCACCTTCTTGTCTAATCTGACACTCCTGTgataaaacaaaatgttagAAAGGAAGGCAGGTGGAGTGGCCCTTTGCTCCATATTGCTATCAAGCCACTGTGTTTAGCTTTCAGACCATCAGTGTATTGCCCTCTGTGTACCTGTCTGTGAGTCTCTGGCAGTCTGTTAATAACGTAatgcttttaaaatgtaaagcgctttgagtgcctagaaaagaaTGATATAAATCTCAGGAATTATAATTAGTAATTATTCTTATGTAGGTCAAATTCAATCTTGCCTTGGAAAATGGTCCAAAGACCACAGAACAGGTCAAGGTACACAGACACGTAGTTTGATCACAGTCTGAGTCATCATTGTAGTTGATATGACTGAGGTAAATGTAACGTGAGATGCATTCATTGTGTATTAGTCATCAAATAGAGAAGATGTAATGTTCAGTTGGATTTTTATATGATGTGCATGATTTCTTATCAGCAGTAATTGTGGCTTGATTATCTTAATATTGCATGTTTATTGTGAGTTTTATTACCACAATATGCAATAGAACAACTGCTCAGACACCTGTGGCCCACAACTACATATAATTCACATTTGGCTTCAGATCACTAGTCTTTATCAGGATATTACTTTTTATAATGACTTAAAAAGTGCTGCAGTATTTGTGTTTGAGAACTGTATAGTTCATATGGAAAATGTGTTTTGAAACATCTTGGGCCATATTTCATAGATTCTAGATCCTGAATATCACTTTATTTGTTTGCACTGATTACATTTTGTACAATGTTTGATTCAGAGCATTGGAGGTCATTTGCCTTGTTACCTCATCCTTTTAACTATCTGATTCAGCTAAGGGTTTTGCCCAACATATTCATAATATTCATTTAGCTACTGGTCTTAATAAAAGCCCCATGGTAGAGGTAACGGTAGAGCTCCAGTGCTGTATGTGACCGTAGGGTGTGCACTGGCAGTTTTTCAGCATCTGGAGTTTaggttttattacagtttaatcaCTATCATTACTGCAGACCAAACCAAATAATACAGAATAGCAATTAAATGAGAAAAGATCTTTGTGAAATTAATTACACTGTTTACAATGAAACTCTTGAATCCTAATGGGACTCTAGgtgagtgctttattaaaggGTAAAGCTGCTAAGcccatatataaaatattcgGACAATGCTACTGTTAactgtaaaacataaatatgtaTCACTCTACAAGCCCAAATGTGGAGTGATAGAGATGTTGGTGTTTGGCCAGTTAGGTTATTTGAGCTCCTTAAGTAGgttataatttaaataatagaaGCTGCGTACTGTAGTACAGCTAAATTACATccaaaaatataatgtaatctTATAATTCTTCTGAGTATAAAGTGAaaattacattataataataattgatttatctgtttatttattttattattattattattatttttttttttacaaggaaTAACATTTAAATTGTAATTTGCAGTAGTCCCTCAGCAGGGCTCTCCCCAGCCCGTGCCCATTGCTGCCAGCTCTCCACAGAGCGTTCAGCCGGTTGCCGTCCAGGCTCAGGTCCAGAGTCTGTCCACATCTCCCATCCTCACCACCTCCTCCAGTCCTCCAGCACAGACTCACGTCCAGCAAGTTCCTGTAAGTGTGAATACATGCTGTGATGTTTACTGAGTTCTGTATTTCACCATGTgatttaatattgtgtgtgtgtgtgtgcgcgcgcaggtCTTGTTGCAGTCTCAATTCATCAAAGCAGACTCTCTCCTCCTCACCACCCTGAAGCCGGACGTGTCCATGGTAACTACAGTAGCATCTCCATGCATCACTTCTCTGGTTACATCCACAGCTCCAATGCAGAGCACCTCACTGCAGGTAGCGCTCCTGAACCTCCATCCAGTTTCTCACTTATTACTCATTACAACAAAAGCGAACAATATCCTGTAGCATTTGTATACCAATGCTTTGTATCGGTATTGTAATCCAGAAGACTTCTCACCACTCTTTCTAGAAACCTCAGTAGATTATATCACTCCCTTCACTATTACTAGATATTAACCATGAATAATAAAGTGAACTTTATTGCACTAATCAATAGgcatagagcaataaactatGAATAACAGACAGAGACTTTATTTTCTATTAGCTACTCATGATGCATATTGTTAACAATACATAATGCGTTGTAATAAATAGTGCTGTGAagtttaatacattttcataaataattataacaaattGTATAATACcttattaatgaataataacaTATGATGTGTTAATAGTATGTTATATTATTTCATCCACTGTATGTTACTGTGTAGCATGTTGTTTTCCATATTGTTGgttggtgttttatttatattcactTTGTCACTTTCCTACCTCTCTCTCAGGCTCTGATGAATGGCGGGACTATCCTGACCACAGTTCCAGTCATGGTGGACACAGAGAAGCTGCCGATCAATCGTATAGCCATCAGCGGCAAGCCAGGTATGCAGATCCAAAAAGGCGAGAAGCGCACAGCACACAACGCCATCGAGAAGCGCTACCGCTCCTCCATCAACGACAAGATCATCGAGCTCAAAGACCTGGTGGCTGGCACAGAGGCTAAGGTCTGCCTTCTACTGCCTTCTTTTCTGttcaaatataatgtgtatCCTGCCTTCTCCAGACATTTGGGCTTCAGTCGGTGAATGAATCTCCCTGCCTGTGTTCCAGCTGAATAAATCTGCAGTGCTGAGGAAAGCCATCGACTACATCCGCTACCTGCAGCAGGCCAACCAGAAACTAAAGCAGGAAAACCTGGCTCTCAAAATGGCCAACCAAAAGAACAGTGAGTCCATCGACGTAACATGCATGCACTTCTGTAATGCTTCAGAAGTAAAGAGAATAGCTGCTTTTGTGCCTCAATTTCTGGTTCCACCACCAGGTCTTTACTATGGCTGTCTTAACGGCTAAAAAAGGCTGAAGCatacatgtaaaaataaaaataaaaactatgatAGCTGCTAAATAGCCAGTGTGCTCTTTGTTATATTGCTTCAGTCTTCttcattctacaaacaatagaaaaatataacttgaagaattttttttttttttatagtcagATTAAACATGAAACCATACTATAAACTTTAGCCTGCTGTTTTTGTGCTTGTGTACAGAGTCTCTGAAAGACCTGGTGGCCATGGAGGTGGACGTGAAGAATGAACTTCCCACTCCTCCACCCTCCGACGCCGGCTCGCCCGAACCCAGCGGCTCCTTCTCTCACTGCAGCAGCGACTCGGAGCCTGACAGTCCCATGGGAGAGGACAGCAAGGTAGTACGTCTGTCTAGGTTTTTCAGCCTTGTAAATGTTCCATCGATAAGAGGatcttttggttttgtttttagacAGTGTTGATCTTGTGACTGCTTTCGGATTAGCAGTGCTGTCTGAAGGAATAACAGTACAGTGATGATTTCTGCTCTGTTCCCCTTACAGCCTATGTCCAGTGCTGAGAAGGCTGCTGGAGGGATGCTGGACCGCTCACGGATGGCTCTGTGTGCCTTcaccctcctcttcctctctttcaaCCCGCTGGCATCTCTGATGTGTGGGAGCCAAAGCAGGACTGGAGAAGCTGTTCCTCCAGGCCACTCAGGAACTGGCAGGACCATGCTGGCATTTGATAACGCAGGTACCGTCACCTGGAACAtacaggatgaattctgaaatcAAGTGCCGTCTCGTTTATTTACCGTTTCGATATATGTCAGGCTTTTACTAGACTGGATATGCGGATTCGTACACTTTGACATACACTATCAGCACTTATGGAGTGTGTATTCTGCAGCTGATTCGTGGGGCTGGATGGACTGGATGCTGCCCACTCTATTGGTGTGGATGCTAAATGGTGTTCTGGTAGCTGGTGTTCTGATTAAGCTATTGGTGTACGGAGAGCCTGTCACTAGACCACACTCAGAATCCTCCGTCCTCTTTTGGAGACACCGTAAACAGGCTGACCTCGACCTGGCCAGAGtgagccccacacacacacacacacacacacacagaaacacttgTTTAGATCTGGTAGGGAGAGCATTTTAATACTCGTGATAatgattttattaaatttaattagATCTGATGCCATTAATATCACTCAGTTATCTAAATCTCCAGTGTTGTCTgttttcctctcctccttttTATGCAGGGAGACTTTGCCCAGGCCTCTCAGAACCTGTGGACATGTCTGAAAGCTCTTGGTCGTCCTCTGCCCACTTCTCAGTTGGACTTGGCGTGTGCTGTGCTCTGGTCCACCCTGCGTCTGTGGCTGCAGAGGCTGTGGGTGGGCCGCTGGCTGGCCTGCAGGGCTGGAGCTCTGCGTGCAGATCGCCCCCTGCAGGAGGATGCGCGCAAGAGCAGCCGTGACGCTGCCCTCGTCTATCACCGCCTGCACCAGCTGCACATGaccggtgagagagagagagtcttagCACATAGCTGATATCCTGTTATATTCATGCAGGTGCTGCTGAGACTGAACGCTTCGTATGTGTCTGTAGGGAAGCTGGGCGGTAGTCACCTGTTCGCAGTGCACATGGCTCTGAGTGCGGTGAATCTAGCCGAGTGTGCTGGAGACTGTCTATCTGTGGCCACACTGGCCGAGATCTACGTCTCCGCTGCCCTGAGAGTAAAAACCAGCTTGCCCCGCCTGCTACACATCACCTCTGTAAGAACACTCATTGTGCTCTCttcacccccaccccctctctctcacacacacacactctgactcactctccctttgtgtctgtctgtctgtgttaaCAGTCTGTGTAGGCTAATCATCCATTAATAATcagatttaataaaaaatgcataaagCTAAAGTGGAACAGAATAAACTATTTGACATTTCTGTCTGATTAACCCCTTAAACACTTGACTTTATTATTCAGTTGTTCTTCTAAAAgaatattattcagtaattagCATGGATTATTCATTAAAACACCACGCTAAAACACACAGGAGAGGTGTGTAGTCCCTGAGAGAAATGTAGAGGAATGTACAGTAAGTCTGGACCCACTGAGGCATCCTGGGGCTTTATGGAggatattatatttaatagaaTACAGATCGTTAGTTAATACTAATCGAAACGCTAATCAGTAGACACCAGACATTTGCATCTGAATACTTGTGTACTTTCTGTGCATTTGCAGCATAATCACAATACAAACGGACAAAGCTTTCGGAGATTTTTAAACGAACGTGAGGTCGAATTTGTGAGGCCGATGCACACGTGTTGAACTCGCTGTCCCTCCGTGCACGTGCGTGAATTTGGTTTGTATAACGTATATGCAaaccgatttttttttaacaagggTGCATGTAAACCGTGCGTTCAGTATCAACATTTAGAGCAAATTCCTTTGTATtgacacacctgcacacaccgtGTACGCAGCCTGTGGGACATTCAcatctctctccttgtccctgACTGTCCATGTCTCCTTTTGTCCCTCTCTGTAGCGTGGCTTTCTGAGTCGTGCTCGACAGGCCTGTCTGTCCCCCAGTGGCAGTGTTCCTCCTGCCATGCAGTGGCTCTGCCACCCTCTGGGCCATCGCTTCTTTGTGGATGGTGATTGGTCTGTACGCAGCACCCCTAAAGAGAGCATCTATAGCCAGGCTGGAAACACTGGTGAGCACTTTTATATTTCATCGTACTCTGTGGTAAAGTCAAAAAAGCAGCCTGATATCTATAGCTCAGTGGTGGCGAGGTATTGTGAAGTGTGCACTTATAAAGGCTCACACTTCTGTTTATATTCTGTGTTCGTTTCAGTGGATCCTCTAGCTCAGGTGACTCAGGCGTTCAGGGAGCACCTGCTGGAGAAGGCTCTGTACTGTGTCGCTCAGCCATGCGGAGACAAGAGCCCCAACGAGGGACAAGGGTGAGTCACGGCAAGCTCTTTTTCACAGTTTCTTTTTTAACTCTCTGCACTCCAGAGCTCAGCGTTTTACTCCCCGCTTTTCTATCCGAGGTGTATTAGGGCTATCAGAACAAGTTTCCCTGATTGGATATTCATCTTTGTTTATCTattgggggaagaaaaaaacatcacaggTTTAAGAGCCCACATTCAAGAGATATCACAAGCTTCCAATTTACGTTCCCGTCCAACTCAAACTAGTAATTAACTAGTTTTCAGAAAGCTCTGACTCAACAGTGTGTGAtgttgcatttatatatatatatatatatatatatatatatatatatatatatatatatatatatatatatatatatataaatatataaataataataataaaaaaaaggtggcAGCTTGCCTGTGCCAGGATTTAACTCTGTACATGTCTTACAGACATTCTTTATCCTTTTACTAATATTGGCCGAGTGGAATCTTAAGCCTTCGTGTCGTAATTACTGGAATTCTAACATGATGTGTGAGCACAATGATGCGTTttggttaaataaattcatGCCTGCTGTGGTTTATGCAGTATTAAAATTCAATgcaatttttaatgaatttgatAGGCACTGTTTGCTTATACGTACGTGCACATGTTCTTCGGTGTGAAGGTGTAAACACATagctgtgtgtggtgttgtgtggatGCTGTTTGAATCGTATATGTTGTCCCACAGTGAGTACTCGGATGCCCTGGAGTACCTGCAACTGCTGAACAGCGCCTCTGACGCTGCAGGAGCGACCACACAGGCCTTCGCCATTGGCTCCAACATGGCCACCATCACCGGTCAGTCACACGTCAGCTATTTTCAACAAAGCCGAGAGTGACATGTTTTTATCAGTCAGGTTAATTGAAGTTTTTGTACGTGTGTTTGGCATCTAGGCTGTGACCCTCACTCAAAATGGTGGTCGTCGGTTGCCGTGGTGATTATTAACTGGCTGCAAGGAGATGACGTAGCGGCAGAGAGGTTGTATCCAGCGGTGGAACACCTTCCACGCAGTCTTCAGTCAGACGAGTacgtatttctctctctctcgctctcacacacacacacacacacacactcacacgcgtGCATATCAGTGCTTGAAAATTTATATGTACCTCTTTTTACTAGGGAGATAGAATCTTATTCTAATCATGATCATGATTATTGGCTTCTTCAAATAATGAAACATAACTTAGTTAAAGTTAGTTGGCTAAAGTCTGATATCAGCATTGACTGATGCTGTTGTctaattgtatttatatttagcaGTTAAAAAGTGACTTAAGTCTGGGGCACATTACAAATGGATGCATCCTAACCAATGTTGAGAATGTGAGAGACCTCTGTATCATCCAAATCATCAAACCACTAACACTTCAAAATCTTCCCCGAATAAAACACCATACCACTGAGTCACAACCCGGAATCTTGTGATCTTGTCACTGATTatgtaaaaggaataaaccTGATGGCagagtgctgttatagaaagcTAGTCAGCGATAGGGTAGTGTGTCcgtaacacatttttattaattaaagaacgacatactttttaatccatgtatctttacatttaatgttgtggaaagttcattaaagaaaatgaatcaactaTTTATGACCAGTCAGAATTGAGCATtcgacagcactgtggtataatagtCTTTATACAGTGTTTGTGATTTATAAAATGGATAACTATAGTTGTAAAACGGCTGAGCTCCATTCAAAGCCATTGTAAAatccttggtgtgtgtgtgtgtgtgtatatatatatatatatatatattatgcatGCTCAAGTTTGACTGCATCACACATGTTGCTTAGTAACCAAAGATTACTCTAAACAGACTACATTTACTGTGTTACTggcacaaaatataaaataatcctgctcacatttaaatcacttcatGGTTTGGCACCTTTCTGTCTCAGTGCACTGTTTCTCCCCTCCAACCCGACCTGCTCTCTCAGGTCCTCTGAGCTCAGACTTTTCTCTGTTCTTAGATTTCGTCTTTCAACCATGGGTCTTTCAGTGTTGTAGCACATAAAATCTGgaattctctccctctcactcctcGCAGTATCACATCCATCTCCGAGGTCAAATCCCAATTAAAAATGGATCTGTTTTCTCAGTGTTCTCTGTCCTAATCTGTTATGCTGCATTTTCTGAGTGACtgtactgtgtatttttttttttcctgtgtttggTTGCACTTTGTTTGTCACATTGTGTGTTTGTCCAcaattgttcattgtttatgtattGTTGTATTGTAAAGCGTCCTTGAACTCTGGGAAGGTGctgtgtaaataaaacatatattattatta
This genomic window contains:
- the srebf1 gene encoding sterol regulatory element-binding protein 1 isoform X1, with the translated sequence MNNLSFDDPSLDSLDPSLSLNDPSDIDTALLNDIDACLSLLPLPDMLQLIHNQEMEFSSLFDHTSFPPPAPTNDLSALAPSSLAPTSRTSSTSSSTSSILSNSPHLDALLGPPVSRYSATPDKTFHAPNFQQPPSPQVTSPPVTPSQVKQPKAQTAQPVLHPPSQAPQSPTFTLKPQQPVTNYANQNGFTVVPQQGSPQPVPIAASSPQSVQPVAVQAQVQSLSTSPILTTSSSPPAQTHVQQVPVLLQSQFIKADSLLLTTLKPDVSMVTTVASPCITSLVTSTAPMQSTSLQALMNGGTILTTVPVMVDTEKLPINRIAISGKPGMQIQKGEKRTAHNAIEKRYRSSINDKIIELKDLVAGTEAKLNKSAVLRKAIDYIRYLQQANQKLKQENLALKMANQKNKSLKDLVAMEVDVKNELPTPPPSDAGSPEPSGSFSHCSSDSEPDSPMGEDSKPMSSAEKAAGGMLDRSRMALCAFTLLFLSFNPLASLMCGSQSRTGEAVPPGHSGTGRTMLAFDNAADSWGWMDWMLPTLLVWMLNGVLVAGVLIKLLVYGEPVTRPHSESSVLFWRHRKQADLDLARGDFAQASQNLWTCLKALGRPLPTSQLDLACAVLWSTLRLWLQRLWVGRWLACRAGALRADRPLQEDARKSSRDAALVYHRLHQLHMTGKLGGSHLFAVHMALSAVNLAECAGDCLSVATLAEIYVSAALRVKTSLPRLLHITSRGFLSRARQACLSPSGSVPPAMQWLCHPLGHRFFVDGDWSVRSTPKESIYSQAGNTVDPLAQVTQAFREHLLEKALYCVAQPCGDKSPNEGQGEYSDALEYLQLLNSASDAAGATTQAFAIGSNMATITGCDPHSKWWSSVAVVIINWLQGDDVAAERLYPAVEHLPRSLQSDESSLPKACLNMFKAVRALLAKPENRQLSLSYCEKASSLFRDSLNLGPHCNSSTLDKLVQLLLCDLLLVTRTSLWREQQICSPASPQQSSTSAASPAELQGFQQDLSSLRKLAHSFRPAMRRLFLHEATARLMAGASPTRTHQLLDRSLRRRVTPGGKIEECETRPGQREQAEAAMLACWYLPPSFLSAPGQRVGMLADAARTLEKLGDKRTLHDCQQMIIKLGSGTTVAST
- the srebf1 gene encoding sterol regulatory element-binding protein 1 isoform X2, which translates into the protein MNNLSFDDPSLDSLDPSLSLNDPSDIDTALLNDIDDMLQLIHNQEMEFSSLFDHTSFPPPAPTNDLSALAPSSLAPTSRTSSTSSSTSSILSNSPHLDALLGPPVSRYSATPDKTFHAPNFQQPPSPQVTSPPVTPSQVKQPKAQTAQPVLHPPSQAPQSPTFTLKPQQPVTNYANQNGFTVVPQQGSPQPVPIAASSPQSVQPVAVQAQVQSLSTSPILTTSSSPPAQTHVQQVPVLLQSQFIKADSLLLTTLKPDVSMVTTVASPCITSLVTSTAPMQSTSLQALMNGGTILTTVPVMVDTEKLPINRIAISGKPGMQIQKGEKRTAHNAIEKRYRSSINDKIIELKDLVAGTEAKLNKSAVLRKAIDYIRYLQQANQKLKQENLALKMANQKNKSLKDLVAMEVDVKNELPTPPPSDAGSPEPSGSFSHCSSDSEPDSPMGEDSKPMSSAEKAAGGMLDRSRMALCAFTLLFLSFNPLASLMCGSQSRTGEAVPPGHSGTGRTMLAFDNAADSWGWMDWMLPTLLVWMLNGVLVAGVLIKLLVYGEPVTRPHSESSVLFWRHRKQADLDLARGDFAQASQNLWTCLKALGRPLPTSQLDLACAVLWSTLRLWLQRLWVGRWLACRAGALRADRPLQEDARKSSRDAALVYHRLHQLHMTGKLGGSHLFAVHMALSAVNLAECAGDCLSVATLAEIYVSAALRVKTSLPRLLHITSRGFLSRARQACLSPSGSVPPAMQWLCHPLGHRFFVDGDWSVRSTPKESIYSQAGNTVDPLAQVTQAFREHLLEKALYCVAQPCGDKSPNEGQGEYSDALEYLQLLNSASDAAGATTQAFAIGSNMATITGCDPHSKWWSSVAVVIINWLQGDDVAAERLYPAVEHLPRSLQSDESSLPKACLNMFKAVRALLAKPENRQLSLSYCEKASSLFRDSLNLGPHCNSSTLDKLVQLLLCDLLLVTRTSLWREQQICSPASPQQSSTSAASPAELQGFQQDLSSLRKLAHSFRPAMRRLFLHEATARLMAGASPTRTHQLLDRSLRRRVTPGGKIEECETRPGQREQAEAAMLACWYLPPSFLSAPGQRVGMLADAARTLEKLGDKRTLHDCQQMIIKLGSGTTVAST